From the genome of Vitis riparia cultivar Riparia Gloire de Montpellier isolate 1030 chromosome 2, EGFV_Vit.rip_1.0, whole genome shotgun sequence:
GAAAAGGAACTTGATAATTTTGATCTTTTAAGACTTGTTGCTCTACCTGGATGGACTTTGTTCATTTCAtggcaccattttttttttatgctcccATGGGACGAGAAGAAAATTGATTAGCTCTTCcttaaaataatgatattttttgttttaatgcaCCGTTTGACTGCCGAGAACAGagaagaaaggagaagaaaattgataatctttcactttaaaaattagtttttttttttctctctctctctctcttatataCTCCGTTTGACTGCTGAGAAAATAAAGGAGACAAGAGAATTGATGTTTCCAATCTTAAACCTAAAATATTAACTCGATTGGACGTTGTTCTTGTACTCCATTTTTTTTGGCTGTTAAGGAAAAGGAAGGAAATGAGAGGAAAATTTGATAATCTCAATCTTTAAGCTAATAGTCTGCTCGATTGGTTGTTCTTCTTGTCATGGTACCATTTGTTTTtctcccccccttttttttttctttttttttttttatgctcctATTTGGTGATATGAAAGGATGAGAGACTAGAAGAAAGTTGATAATTTATCCTCAATTTTCCTTCTATGCTCagtttggctgctgagaaagaaaaagaaataaaagtaaaagtgATAAATTCAGTCTTAAAtgatctcttttctttttttcttttatgtacTGCTTTGctattaagaaagaaaagcaagggaaataaaattgataatctCGATCATAAAACTAATAGCTCTAATGGATTGAAGCTTGTTGCAATTCTGACAATAATGCTATACTGTCTGATTTGAAACCATAACATATAGCTATTTTGCTTTCTGTTTTCagtctctcttttttttttttccttttctctttctccttcaGGTTTCTCAGCTAGCAAACAGAGTCTTTATAGTTACATTGAATAAGATTTCCCACCCCCCTGAAATTGGGTACTAATTGTTGTATTGTATAAGAATCTTTAGACAGCTTGGATGACTTTCTTTGAGTATCAGTAGTTATTGTTTATCACTGATATATAGCTTGTGTAATTACTAGTAAAATTGCCCATATGATGCatgtgaattaaaaattaaattaaaattttcagaaTGATTTTTTGCAATCGGGGCTTGTTCTCCTCATGGTACAATTGTGACAACAGTGATACAAGTTCTCACGCAAAACAAGATTGATGTTCCTTTATATGATATTATTCTTAGTCTCTGTTTctattcttttcttctcttttcccttCTGTCTTCTCTGCAACCGAAACAGAAAATTTTCCAAGTTCTTGTAATCAAGGCATGGGTTCTATTTTGGGACTTTCGATGTTATAGCATTATTttactgattttttatttttattttttctaatgcTCCATTTGGCtgtcaagaaaagaaaagaaagaaaattgataatttcAATCTTATAACTAATAGCTTTGGTTAATTGGGCCTTATTTTTCCCAtggtaccttttttttttttatcttaatttttatgcTCCATTTGACTActgagaaaaggaaagaaatgagaatgaaCTTTGTAATTTTGATCTTAAAACCACTTTTGCTCCCTTTGGCtgctgaaaaaagaaaagaaactgaaagaatattgattttttgtttttcagtttgtattttcttttcatttctctctttccttctattttcttgGCTACCTAACAAAATCTTATAGCAAATAAGATGTGGGTTTTCAGACTATTGATGTTAtagcactttttttttaaaaaaaaaaaaaaatatgaattttggatattaattgttaaattttataatagtatGGTGATGGTGATTTTATATGACAAATCATTTTTGGCAACCTCTATATGAAATGTATCTAGTTTCTATAAGTACTAGTAAAATTGCATGGGATACATGTGGTTTAAAAACTATATTAGAATCATAAGTATTTAAAGCAGTTCAATATTTTATGTGCTATGGAACTCAATTTTTAAACAGGAAAAAACTGATGAGAATTCGTTAGAATTTTATGGTGAGAAAATATAGGGGGAACAGATGAAGAATATGTAGAGGCAAAAGATGGatgaaaaaattgcaaaaatgaaATGATGAGATGCTTATGTTTTAATGTCTTTaattgttaaaaacaatttttaagctGGTACAAGAAAATCATgagatattttatattaatttcatttaatggttttatttgttgaatCAATTTGATTGATAAAATTTTGTGATGTGAAGATGTAGAGGAAgggaagaaaatgaatgaaactacctaaaaaaggaaaagaaaagttcaGAAGTGGAGTAAGGAGATGTGGAGAggaatggaaaattttaaataattttaatgagatattttatatttttcttgtttgagtCAAAATTTTTAGATGCTGAACAAAGAACTCCACTCGATTGAACCTTATTCTTCTCATGCTATATCATGTTAACTAAGAATATATTTTCTCATTCAAAACTACTAGAAATAATGTCACATGCAATGCATATATGTAATAATTAATGCAATATTCTATTTATAtccatatttaaattaaaaaaaaggcctatcaaatgtattttgtttttaaataaaactaaaaaccCAAGAAACAATATATGACCAAGGATGAGGATATGGTTTTAGGTAGAGCTAGATGACAAAAAATAAGTCATCAAGCTGGACATGATGACCATCTGCCCAGCGTGTTGATCTCTGGAGAAGGGTATCATACATTCAAAATCCAGAGATTCTTGTCATGAATTTAATATCCTTTGGATTATCTACAGTCATATCagatatttttggtaattactACTACTGTTATGTTTGCCACTAGCAATTCAAtggaaaaagaaaccaaattgcattattctcaaatttattaagtatagaaatgacatttttttcttgtatgcttgcttatttatttatttttataatttgtgtCTTTTGTCATTTGTAATGTTCAACTGTTTGTTATTTTTCAGGCAGTTCTGAAACAATTGGGACATTTTGGTATTGAAACTGTTGTGGTTGATGAAGCTGAACAGAGGCAATTACAGAACTTGTACAATTCTACGAGGACGGCTAAGGTACAATCATCAAACCTTTATCTAGTACTCTTGGAATTAACAAGCTGGCTTATTTGTCTGATGAGTGATCCTCTCATGCAACTTCCGCTAGCTCGTAGACAAAGCTTTTAATTGATcaaagttttaaatttcattattttgaacaGCATTTTCAGAAGGACATTGTTCGTGGTATTGAAGGTTTTGTTTCTACAAGCTCAAAGCAAATGGAGATAGGTACTATGGTTTGCTTCTTTGTAGCATGTTGCTTCCATTACAAGGCTAATGTGCAAAATTTTTCATCCCAAAATTTCTAGTAAGAAGGATGGCTGAAGATTGTTGCAAATATGGAACTGAAAATCAAAGCACTGGTTCTCCTCTTGCAAGAGCTGCTCTTTACTTTGGCAACTCACATAGTTCAATGGAAAAAGAGAGGGAGACTTTGCTTGGGGTCCTCTGTGATCAGGTATATGCCAACATTTTGATAGTTCAGTAGCATTTTGAAGTGCTTGTTGCACTCAATAGCATGAAAAACATGTGCAATGATAAGTGTTACCTAAAATAACATGCAGAGATGTAGCattacaaatttcaaatattgaGGGCATTTTGTTAGAACCTTATAAAATATTGACATGTTGTTTCTTTAATcttattgtgtttttttattagaaaaaaacaattcatttaataataaattaaaaatgcaagGAAGAATGGGCTAGTAAGCCAAAACTACAAATACAAGTATAACCTGGGAAAAAAGGACTATAAGAACCAAGACCTAAGATGCATCTATCATTGGATCCAATTATTGGTATAGCCAAAGGAGGCATAAAATCACGATCAAGTGTCTCTGACTGACTCTAAGGCTCCTTGCTTGTCCGGCTGCCAGGTTAGACGACTAGAACCCAAGAGAAGTAAGGTTGGTTGTTATGGCCTTATAGGCTCCTATGAggtttgaaaagaaataaatttgtcTACCTTAGATAATAGTTGAGTTTTGATACATTAACAGATACGTATATATCTGCACAGATATCAATATTCATGCATAAAATCATGTCACAAGTTTCATATCATTCTAGAACCATGTTAGCAAATAAAGTAATTTCCTGAACCTTTTACTAACATAAATGAATAGGTGTCAGATGTGGGATGTTTCATTGAGAGAAAGAAGGTAAACAACAAAAAGCAACAGAAGAAAAGGTATACAAGCATACCCCATGCGTgttgtgctttttctttttggttccAACAAGAAAAATATCAGATGATATTATAGCTTACCAGTTCTTGGTATTACCTAGTAATCACAATGCTTATTTTGGGATATGTTACCATAATCTAATGCTCCATTTTTTGAATTTGGTCTTCGAATATGCCCTTttctatatattatatttgtgtTATAGCTTGGTTGTGCATCTGTAGGTTTCTGAGCCACTACGAGTATTAATAACAGGAGCTCCTTTGGAGGATGCTCGCCACTTGACTCACCGCTATGAAAGACTTCGCCAAGAGGTGGAGTCCCAGGTACTTTTTAATATACCATCTAGTTGTGTATGGTTCATGTGGTACAGGAGACATAGTAAATATGTGGTTAATATTTTCTCATAGGCAGCTGATGTGTTAAGGCGCCAAGCAAAGTTCAAGGACCCTGCTACTTCTGCAGAGAGTTCCATAAAGCTTCAAAGTGCAGAAGCAAAATTGAGTGAGCTTAAATCTGCTATGATGGCACTTGGCAGAGAAGCAACTGCTGCTATGCTGTCAGTTGAGGCTCAGCAGCAGCGAATAACATTCCAACGGCTTCTTACTATGGTAGTGTATTTATTCATTAGTTGATCCTTATTTTCCATGAGATTCTCGTTATTTTTTTGCTCCTCATAGCAGACTGTAGTAGCATCGCAAGATGTTTTGGGCA
Proteins encoded in this window:
- the LOC117932761 gene encoding SH3 domain-containing protein 2-like isoform X2; the encoded protein is MEAIRKQASKLREQVARQQQAVLKQLGHFGIETVVVDEAEQRQLQNLYNSTRTAKHFQKDIVRGIEGFVSTSSKQMEIVRRMAEDCCKYGTENQSTGSPLARAALYFGNSHSSMEKERETLLGVLCDQVSEPLRVLITGAPLEDARHLTHRYERLRQEVESQAADVLRRQAKFKDPATSAESSIKLQSAEAKLSELKSAMMALGREATAAMLSVEAQQQRITFQRLLTMVEAERSYHQTVLATLEKLYDEVIHPFDAQADGELGLSVDDYVVVRQVAPNGWSEGECKGTAGWFPSAYVERRDKAPASVINEEASLAMIPN
- the LOC117932761 gene encoding SH3 domain-containing protein 1-like isoform X3, encoding MEAIRKQASKLREQVARQQQAVLKQLGHFGIETVVVDEAEQRQLQNLYNSTRTAKHFQKDIVRGIEGFVSTSSKQMEIVRRMAEDCCKYGTENQSTGSPLARAALYFGNSHSSMEKERETLLGVLCDQVSEPLRVLITGAPLEDARHLTHRYERLRQEVESQAADVLRRQAKFKDPATSAESSIKLQSAEAKLSELKSAMMALGREATAAMLSVEAQQQRITFQRLLTMVEAERSYHQTVLATLEKLYDEYNKDYDWNTFSTCLLLELDDYGEETKRVFISANNYGERCLRSYHIQGCKFKWL
- the LOC117932761 gene encoding SH3 domain-containing protein 1-like isoform X1 codes for the protein MEAIRKQASKLREQVARQQQAVLKQLGHFGIETVVVDEAEQRQLQNLYNSTRTAKHFQKDIVRGIEGFVSTSSKQMEIVRRMAEDCCKYGTENQSTGSPLARAALYFGNSHSSMEKERETLLGVLCDQVSEPLRVLITGAPLEDARHLTHRYERLRQEVESQAADVLRRQAKFKDPATSAESSIKLQSAEAKLSELKSAMMALGREATAAMLSVEAQQQRITFQRLLTMVEAERSYHQTVLATLEKLYDEMIMEKKQNESSSQPITMEKDVCVPTTSKDANSNGFDNHGHANQNGSYFIAKVIHPFDAQADGELGLSVDDYVVVRQVAPNGWSEGECKGTAGWFPSAYVERRDKAPASVINEEASLAMIPN